In the Hordeum vulgare subsp. vulgare chromosome 7H, MorexV3_pseudomolecules_assembly, whole genome shotgun sequence genome, one interval contains:
- the LOC123412790 gene encoding protein trichome birefringence-like 19: MLTPMKFHVVKLPSIAHCRRHWHYMFPAAVLTACLVVLAATGLPGRVPLMPPLLTSTTGHGRGVDRSCDIFKGEWVRDPGAPRYTNETCPVIHGHYDCMRYGKPDLGFIRWRWRPDECELPRFDAARFLGAMRGKSVAFVGDSLARNQMHSLVCLLARTERPAPWTKAGYVYRYERHGFAVADFWSPFLVRAVETDRDGPTRSGAGLWSLHLDEPDAGWAAHAGMFDYIVVSAGSWFYRPAVFYERGRLVGCSGCLVPNVTDLTLRYSLRLAFRSALRSAVGAPGGRSRTVIVRTISPSHYENGTRNEDGDCVRTRPLQRGEWEMDEEQKEMRRIQVEEFAAAEAAARGKGVRMLLMDVTEAMALRPDAHPSKYRMWEPEKFRVSRDCLHWCLPGAMDACNDMLLHMLLG, translated from the coding sequence ATGTTAACACCGATGAAGTTTCATGTGGTTAAGCTACCATCGATTGCCCATTGCAGGCGTCACTGGCACTATATGTTCCCCGCCGCCGTCCTCACGGCGTGCCTTGTAGTCCTCGCGGCGACGGGCCTGCCCGGCCGCGTGCCGCTAATGCCGCCGTTGCTCACGAGCACGACGGGCCATGGACGGGGCGTCGACCGGTCCTGCGACATATTCAAGGGCGAGTGGGTGCGGGACCCGGGCGCGCCGCGGTACACCAACGAGACGTGCCCCGTGATCCACGGCCACTACGACTGCATGCGCTACGGCAAGCCGGACCTCGGGTTCAtccggtggcggtggcggccggACGAGTGCGAGCTGCCGCGCTTCGACGCGGCGCGGTTCCTCGGCGCCATGAGGGGGAAATCCGTGGCGTTCGTCGGCGACTCGCTCGCCAGGAACCAGATGCACtcgctcgtgtgcctcctggcgcGGACCGAGCGGCCCGCGCCGTGGACCAAAGCGGGATACGTCTACCGCTACGAGCGCCACGGCTTCGCCGTCGCCGACTTCTGGTCGCCGTTCCTCGTCCGGGCCGTCGAGACCGACCGGGACGGCCCGACGCGTAGCGGGGCGGGCCTGTGGAGCCTCCACCTGGACGAGCCGGACGCTGGATGGGCGGCCCACGCCGGCATGTTCgactacatcgtcgtctccgccggCAGCTGGTTCTACCGGCCGGCCGTGTTCTACGAGCGCGGCCGCCTTGTCGGGTGCAGCGGCTGCCTCGTGCCCAACGTCACCGACCTCACGCTCCGGTACTCACTGCGGCTGGCGTTCCGGAGCGCGCTGCGCTCGGCCGTCGGCGCGCCGGGCGGCCGCTCCAGGACGGTCATCGTGCGAACGATCTCGCCGTCGCACTACGAGAACGGGACGAGGAACGAGGACGGCGACTGCGTTCGGACACGGCCGCTCCAGCGCGGCGAGTGGGAGAtggacgaggagcagaaggagatgCGCCGGATACAGGTGGAGGAGTTCGCGGCGGCAGAGGCTGCGGCGAGAGGGAAAGGGGTGCGGATGCTGCTGATGGACGTGACGGAGGCCATGGCGCTGCGGCCGGACGCCCACCCGAGCAAGTACCGGATGTGGGAGCCGGAGAAGTTTAGGGTGTCCCGGGACTGCCTACACTGGTGCCTGCCCGGCGCCATGGACGCGTGCAATGACATGCTGCTTCACATGCTGCTCGGTTAA